One Stenotrophomonas maltophilia DNA window includes the following coding sequences:
- a CDS encoding GNAT family N-acetyltransferase — protein sequence MIRVQQVSHADAHVAIHEVRQRVFVQEQGIAAELERDALDPVSAHVLALDAEDGQPVGTGRLTPDGRIGRMAVLASHRSRGVGEALLAALVEAGRRLGLAELHLHAQLPARDFYARQGFLPEGEVFEEAGIGHQQMRRRLGAASAIDSRAEAVAITTAIIHRARRQLWLHSRQLDPGLLDAPPVQAALRRFVTARHDKQLRVIVHDAAAIAAAGAPLLALAQRLPSVIQFREVTDPVDRALASACLLNDAGDFYFRLIGHRLDGEAGIALPARSQPFVQQLQRVWDRSRDCSELRALGI from the coding sequence ATGATCCGGGTCCAGCAGGTCAGCCACGCCGATGCCCACGTCGCCATCCACGAGGTGCGCCAACGCGTGTTCGTGCAGGAACAGGGCATCGCCGCCGAGTTGGAGCGCGATGCGCTGGACCCAGTCAGCGCCCATGTGCTGGCACTGGATGCGGAAGACGGGCAGCCGGTCGGCACCGGCCGGCTGACCCCGGACGGCCGTATCGGCCGCATGGCGGTGCTGGCCAGCCATCGCAGCCGCGGGGTTGGCGAGGCCCTGCTGGCGGCACTGGTGGAGGCCGGGCGCCGGCTCGGCCTGGCCGAACTGCATCTGCACGCCCAGCTGCCCGCCCGCGATTTCTATGCCCGCCAAGGTTTCCTGCCCGAAGGCGAGGTGTTCGAGGAGGCCGGCATCGGCCACCAGCAGATGCGCCGACGGCTAGGGGCGGCCAGCGCCATCGACAGCCGCGCCGAGGCGGTGGCCATCACCACGGCCATCATCCACCGCGCCCGTCGCCAGCTGTGGCTGCACAGCCGCCAGCTGGACCCGGGGCTGCTCGACGCGCCCCCGGTACAGGCCGCCCTGCGCCGCTTCGTCACCGCCCGTCACGACAAGCAGCTGCGGGTGATCGTGCACGATGCCGCTGCGATCGCCGCTGCCGGGGCACCGCTGCTGGCGCTGGCCCAGCGCCTGCCCAGTGTGATCCAGTTCCGCGAGGTCACCGACCCGGTCGACCGTGCGCTGGCCTCGGCCTGCCTGCTCAACGATGCGGGCGACTTCTACTTTCGTCTGATCGGCCACCGCCTCGACGGCGAGGCCGGCATCGCGCTGCCAGCACGTTCGCAGCCGTTCGTGCAGCAATTGCAGCGTGTCTGGGACCGTTCGCGCGATTGCAGCGAACTGCGTGCGCTCGGCATCTGA
- a CDS encoding cupin domain-containing protein, whose protein sequence is MAARKSSAPLIEVTARPGQPLGMAPATFLRDFWQKRPLLIRNAFPNFQTPVQPEDLAGLACEEGVLARLIEHDKTQDGWRVRTGPFQEDVFPALPDHDWTLLVQDVDKWDPDVRALIEHFSFLPRWRMDDVMISFAATGGSVGAHVDQYDVFLLQAHGHRRWQIDASESIKGKQPPLGFRPDVELKLLKVFKPTHDWVLAPGDMLYLPPNVPHHGVAEDPCLTFSFGMRAPSSAELISDYLDTLIADADENIRYQDADLKVPADPNEIDTVAMARVITALNAIRMNDPDKLGDWFGRFITTYRAAGEVMAHQAAPAPEEVVEALASGLLLQRHPWARLAWRRAKRGASLYVSGQDFALPVKDAQRLAGAEQLDAAAYRGLSDKGRAVVQQLLVGGVFQLVDPNEIYDAEDEEHGEDAVVLGEVVEGRDRVDAIDADAVSDDVHSVTVHDDGIEVIVNFEDDEEDDSAGRA, encoded by the coding sequence ATGGCCGCCCGCAAGTCCTCCGCCCCCCTCATCGAAGTCACCGCCCGCCCCGGCCAGCCGCTGGGCATGGCGCCGGCCACCTTCCTGCGCGACTTCTGGCAGAAACGCCCGCTGCTGATCCGCAACGCCTTCCCCAACTTCCAGACCCCGGTGCAGCCGGAAGACCTGGCCGGGCTGGCCTGCGAGGAAGGCGTGCTGGCTCGACTGATCGAGCACGACAAGACCCAGGACGGCTGGCGCGTGCGCACCGGCCCGTTCCAGGAAGACGTGTTCCCCGCCCTGCCCGACCACGACTGGACCCTGCTGGTGCAGGACGTGGACAAGTGGGACCCGGACGTGCGCGCCCTGATCGAGCACTTCAGCTTCCTGCCGCGCTGGCGCATGGATGACGTGATGATCAGCTTTGCCGCCACCGGCGGCTCGGTCGGCGCCCACGTCGACCAGTACGACGTGTTCCTGCTGCAGGCCCATGGCCACCGCCGCTGGCAGATCGATGCCAGCGAATCGATCAAGGGCAAGCAGCCGCCGCTGGGCTTCCGCCCGGACGTGGAGCTGAAGCTGCTGAAGGTGTTCAAGCCCACCCACGACTGGGTCCTGGCGCCGGGCGACATGCTGTACCTGCCGCCGAACGTACCGCACCACGGCGTGGCCGAAGATCCGTGCCTGACCTTCTCGTTCGGCATGCGCGCGCCGTCCTCGGCCGAGCTGATCAGCGACTACCTTGACACCCTGATCGCCGATGCCGACGAGAACATCCGCTACCAGGATGCCGACCTGAAGGTGCCGGCCGACCCGAACGAGATCGACACGGTGGCGATGGCGCGGGTGATCACCGCGCTCAACGCCATCCGCATGAACGATCCGGACAAGCTGGGCGACTGGTTCGGCCGCTTCATCACCACCTACCGTGCAGCGGGCGAAGTGATGGCCCACCAGGCCGCGCCGGCACCGGAGGAAGTGGTCGAAGCGCTGGCCTCGGGCCTGCTGCTGCAGCGCCACCCGTGGGCCCGCCTGGCCTGGCGCCGGGCCAAGCGTGGCGCCAGCCTGTATGTCAGTGGCCAGGACTTCGCGCTGCCGGTGAAGGACGCGCAGCGCTTGGCTGGCGCCGAACAGCTCGATGCCGCCGCCTATCGCGGCCTGTCCGACAAGGGCCGCGCGGTGGTCCAGCAGCTGCTGGTCGGTGGCGTGTTCCAGCTGGTCGACCCGAACGAGATCTATGACGCCGAAGACGAGGAACACGGTGAGGATGCCGTGGTGCTCGGCGAGGTCGTCGAAGGCCGTGACCGTGTGGATGCGATCGACGCCGATGCGGTGTCCGACGATGTCCACTCCGTGACCGTGCACGACGACGGCATCGAGGTCATCGTCAACTTCGAGGACGACGAAGAAGACGACAGCGCCGGCCGGGCCTGA
- a CDS encoding 2-oxoglutarate dehydrogenase E1 component: MDNQLKQFAQSSQLAGGNASYVEDLYEQYLVSPDSVDPKWKTYFDGFKGREAGDIPHSAVISHIADAAKDALKAGTGNGAGDERERNVGRLITAYRSRGHLDARLDPLGLAAPVNTPDLGLPFHSLSDGDLNSEFSTGGVGGQPRMKLRDLLARLKATYTGSIGAEFMHISEVEQRQWIYKKLELAGGNYQLDADTQRRTLERLTAAEGLERYLHTKYVGQKRFSLEGGDSLIPMMDTIIRSAGKDGVKDVVIGMAHRGRLNVLVNTLGKNPRKLFDEFEGKFEHDEHASAGDVKYHMGFSADVATDGGPVHLALAFNPSHLEIADPVVAGSVRSRQERRKDTARKQVMPILIHGDAAFSGQGVVMELFQMSQARGFAVGGTVHIVVNNQVGFTTSNPLDTRSTRYATDVAKMIAAPVLHVNGDDPEAVVFAAQLAFEFRQKFAKDVVIDLMCYRRWGHNEADEPAITQPLMYQVIRKHATTREMYAEQLEKAGVIAAGAGKAMVDAYREKLDAGEVTTELAKVEKTPPTSPLFVDWPKLLEGKLSDPVSTKVEKNKLVELAKLINTIPDEVQLHSRVAKVYDDRRKMAAGEIPGDWGFAENLAYATLLDEGSALRLVGQDVGRGTFTHRHAILHDQKTDNYYMPLRQLVDSPEKATVIDSLLSEEAVMAYEYGFSTTDPNTLCIWEGQFGDFANGAQVVIDQFIAAGEAKWGRISGLTLLLPHGYEGQGPEHSSARLERFLQLCALENMLVVVPSTPAQAFHMLRRQLHLTTRKPLVVMSPKSLLRHKLAVSTLDELANGEFQHLIGDANADAKKVKRVVLCSGKVYYDLLEDQTKRGQDDVAIIRVEQLYPFPRALLAAELKKYGKATDVVWTQEEPQNQGAWYQIRHHLQFCLADGQNLHYAGRARSASPAAGHMADHVREQQQLVADALVNPFNDTFAE; encoded by the coding sequence GTGGACAATCAACTGAAGCAGTTTGCGCAATCTTCGCAACTCGCCGGCGGCAACGCCTCCTATGTCGAGGACCTGTACGAGCAGTACCTGGTCTCCCCGGATAGTGTCGATCCCAAATGGAAAACCTACTTCGACGGCTTCAAGGGCCGTGAAGCAGGTGACATTCCGCACTCGGCCGTCATCTCCCACATTGCGGACGCGGCCAAGGATGCGCTGAAGGCCGGTACCGGCAACGGTGCAGGCGACGAGCGCGAGCGCAATGTCGGTCGTCTGATCACTGCCTACCGCTCGCGCGGCCACCTGGACGCCCGCCTCGATCCGCTGGGCCTGGCCGCACCGGTCAACACCCCGGACCTGGGCCTGCCGTTCCACAGCCTGTCCGATGGCGACCTCAACAGCGAGTTCAGCACCGGCGGCGTCGGTGGCCAGCCGCGCATGAAGCTGCGTGACCTGCTGGCGCGCCTGAAGGCGACCTACACCGGCTCGATCGGTGCGGAGTTCATGCACATCTCCGAGGTCGAGCAGCGCCAGTGGATCTACAAGAAGCTGGAACTGGCCGGTGGCAACTATCAGCTGGACGCTGATACCCAGCGCCGCACCCTGGAGCGCCTGACCGCGGCTGAGGGCCTGGAGCGCTACCTGCACACCAAGTACGTCGGCCAGAAGCGCTTCTCGCTGGAAGGCGGCGACTCGCTGATCCCGATGATGGACACCATCATCCGCAGCGCCGGCAAGGATGGCGTCAAGGACGTGGTGATCGGCATGGCCCACCGCGGCCGCCTGAACGTGCTGGTCAACACCCTGGGCAAGAACCCGCGCAAGCTGTTCGACGAGTTCGAAGGCAAGTTCGAGCACGACGAGCACGCCTCGGCCGGTGACGTGAAGTATCACATGGGCTTCTCGGCCGACGTCGCCACCGACGGCGGCCCGGTGCACCTGGCGCTGGCGTTCAACCCGTCGCACCTGGAAATCGCCGACCCGGTCGTGGCCGGTTCCGTGCGTTCGCGCCAGGAGCGCCGCAAGGACACCGCGCGCAAGCAGGTCATGCCGATCCTGATCCACGGCGACGCGGCCTTCTCCGGCCAGGGCGTGGTCATGGAGCTGTTCCAGATGTCGCAGGCCCGCGGCTTCGCCGTCGGCGGCACCGTGCACATCGTGGTCAACAACCAGGTCGGCTTCACCACCTCCAATCCGCTGGATACGCGTTCCACGCGCTATGCCACCGACGTGGCGAAGATGATCGCCGCCCCGGTGCTGCACGTGAACGGCGATGATCCGGAAGCGGTTGTGTTCGCCGCGCAGCTCGCCTTCGAATTCCGCCAGAAGTTCGCCAAGGACGTGGTCATCGACCTGATGTGCTACCGCCGTTGGGGCCACAACGAGGCCGACGAGCCGGCGATCACCCAGCCGCTGATGTACCAGGTGATCCGCAAGCACGCCACCACCCGCGAGATGTACGCCGAGCAGCTGGAAAAGGCGGGCGTGATCGCCGCCGGTGCCGGCAAGGCGATGGTCGATGCCTACCGCGAGAAGCTGGACGCCGGTGAAGTGACCACCGAGCTGGCCAAGGTCGAGAAGACCCCGCCGACCAGTCCGCTGTTCGTTGATTGGCCGAAGCTGCTGGAAGGCAAGCTGTCCGACCCGGTCTCGACCAAGGTCGAGAAGAACAAGCTGGTCGAGCTGGCCAAGCTGATCAACACCATCCCGGACGAAGTGCAGCTGCACTCGCGCGTGGCCAAGGTCTACGACGACCGCCGCAAGATGGCCGCCGGCGAGATCCCGGGCGACTGGGGCTTTGCCGAGAACCTGGCGTACGCCACCCTGCTCGACGAAGGCAGTGCCCTGCGTCTGGTCGGCCAGGACGTCGGCCGCGGTACGTTCACCCACCGCCACGCGATCCTGCACGACCAGAAGACCGACAACTACTACATGCCGCTGCGGCAGCTGGTGGATTCGCCGGAGAAGGCCACCGTCATCGATTCGCTGCTGAGCGAAGAAGCGGTGATGGCCTACGAGTACGGTTTCTCCACCACCGATCCGAACACGCTGTGCATCTGGGAAGGCCAGTTCGGCGACTTCGCCAACGGCGCCCAGGTGGTGATCGACCAGTTCATCGCCGCCGGTGAAGCCAAGTGGGGCCGCATCTCCGGCCTGACCCTGCTGCTGCCGCATGGCTATGAAGGCCAAGGCCCGGAACACAGCTCGGCGCGCCTGGAGCGCTTCCTGCAGCTGTGCGCGCTGGAGAACATGCTGGTGGTGGTGCCGTCGACCCCAGCACAGGCCTTCCACATGCTGCGCCGCCAGCTGCACCTGACCACCCGCAAGCCGCTGGTGGTGATGTCGCCGAAGTCGCTGCTGCGCCACAAGCTGGCCGTGTCGACCCTGGACGAACTGGCCAACGGCGAGTTCCAGCACCTGATCGGCGACGCCAACGCGGACGCCAAGAAGGTCAAGCGCGTGGTGCTGTGCTCGGGCAAGGTCTACTACGACCTGCTGGAAGACCAGACCAAGCGTGGCCAGGACGACGTGGCGATCATCCGCGTGGAGCAGCTGTATCCGTTCCCGCGTGCGCTGCTGGCCGCCGAACTGAAGAAGTACGGCAAGGCCACCGACGTGGTGTGGACGCAGGAAGAACCGCAGAACCAGGGTGCGTGGTACCAGATCCGCCACCACCTGCAGTTCTGCCTGGCCGATGGCCAGAACCTGCACTACGCCGGTCGCGCACGTTCGGCTTCGCCGGCTGCCGGTCACATGGCTGACCACGTCCGCGAACAGCAGCAGCTGGTCGCCGATGCACTGGTCAACCCGTTCAACGACACGTTCGCTGAATAA
- the purB gene encoding adenylosuccinate lyase, which yields MSDSALLALSPLDGRYAGKVDALRPIFSEYGLIKARITVEVEWLLALAAEPGIVELAPFSDAAIARLRALAASFSPVQAARVKEIERTTNHDVKAVEYFIKEQLKDDAELAPALEFVHFACTSEDINNLSYGLMLEQARREVLLPTLDGIANSLRSLAHAQAGQPMLSRTHGQTASPTTLGKELANVVARLERQRRQIAAVELTGKINGAVGNYNAHIASYPDVDWPAFAERFVTGLGLVFNPYTTQIEPHDNIAEIGDAARRANIILIDLARDIWGYVSLGYFKQRLKEGEVGSSTMPHKVNPIDFENAEGNFGIANALFEHFSAKLPISRWQRDLTDSTVLRALGTAFGHSQVALDSLAKGLGKLEVNPQRLDADLDAAWEVLAEAVQTVMRRHGLPNPYEQLKALTRGQGITAESMRAFVQGLELPADAKQRLLEMTPGSYTGLAESLAKKI from the coding sequence ATGTCCGATTCCGCCCTGCTCGCCCTGTCCCCGCTCGATGGCCGCTATGCCGGCAAGGTCGACGCCCTGCGCCCGATCTTCTCCGAGTACGGCCTGATCAAGGCCCGCATCACGGTCGAAGTGGAGTGGTTGCTGGCCCTGGCCGCCGAGCCGGGCATCGTCGAACTGGCCCCGTTCTCCGACGCCGCCATCGCGCGCCTGCGTGCCCTGGCCGCCAGCTTCAGCCCGGTCCAGGCCGCGCGCGTGAAGGAGATCGAGCGCACCACCAACCATGACGTCAAGGCGGTGGAGTACTTCATCAAGGAACAGCTGAAGGACGACGCCGAGCTGGCCCCGGCGCTGGAATTCGTGCATTTCGCCTGCACCAGCGAAGACATCAACAACCTCAGCTACGGCCTGATGCTGGAACAGGCGCGCCGCGAGGTGCTGCTGCCGACCCTGGACGGCATCGCCAACAGCCTGCGCAGCCTGGCGCACGCCCAGGCCGGCCAGCCGATGCTGTCGCGCACCCACGGCCAGACCGCCTCGCCCACCACCCTGGGCAAGGAACTGGCCAACGTGGTCGCCCGCCTGGAACGCCAGCGCAGGCAGATTGCCGCGGTCGAACTGACCGGCAAGATCAATGGCGCGGTGGGCAACTACAACGCCCACATCGCCAGCTACCCGGACGTGGACTGGCCGGCCTTCGCCGAGCGCTTCGTGACCGGCCTGGGCCTGGTGTTCAACCCGTACACCACGCAGATCGAGCCGCACGACAACATCGCCGAAATCGGCGATGCCGCACGCCGCGCCAACATCATCCTGATCGACCTGGCGCGCGACATCTGGGGCTATGTTTCGCTGGGCTACTTCAAGCAGCGCCTGAAGGAAGGCGAAGTCGGCTCGTCGACGATGCCGCACAAGGTCAACCCGATCGACTTCGAGAATGCGGAAGGCAACTTCGGCATTGCCAACGCGCTGTTCGAGCACTTCAGCGCGAAGCTGCCGATCAGCCGCTGGCAGCGTGACCTGACCGACTCCACCGTGCTGCGTGCGCTGGGCACCGCGTTCGGTCACAGCCAGGTGGCACTGGATTCGCTGGCCAAGGGCCTGGGCAAGCTGGAAGTGAACCCGCAGCGCCTGGACGCCGATCTGGACGCGGCCTGGGAAGTGCTGGCCGAGGCCGTGCAGACGGTGATGCGCCGCCATGGCCTGCCGAACCCGTACGAGCAGCTGAAGGCGCTGACCCGTGGCCAGGGCATCACGGCGGAGTCGATGCGGGCGTTCGTGCAGGGGCTGGAGCTGCCGGCGGATGCGAAGCAGCGCCTGCTGGAGATGACCCCGGGTAGCTACACCGGCCTGGCCGAGTCGCTGGCGAAGAAGATTTAA
- the lpdA gene encoding dihydrolipoyl dehydrogenase → MAEQFDVVVIGAGPAGYHAAIRAAQLGLKTACIDAALGKDGKPALGGTCLRVGCIPSKALLDSSRQFWNMGHIFGDHGISFKDAKIDVEAMVGRKDKIVKQFTGGIGMLFKANKVAAYYGFGELQPGNVVKVTQHDGSIVELKGTNVIIAAGSDSIELPFAKFDGETIVDNVGGLDFTEVPNRLAVIGAGVIGLELGSVWKRLGAEVTILEALPEFLAVADAEVAKTAAKEFKKQGLDIRLGAKVSKTEITGKGKKKEVVVTYTDSEGEKTLTVDKLLVAVGRRAATKGLLAEGTGVKINERGQIEVDAHCHTGVNGVWAVGDCVRGPMLAHKGFEEGIAVAELIAGLPGHVNFDTIPWVIYTEPELAWVGKTEAQLKAEGIPYKAGSFPFAANGRAVAMIEPAGFVKILAHAETDRILGMHLVGANVSELVHEGVLTMEFSGSADDLARICHAHPSLSEVIHDAAMAVSKRAIHKAN, encoded by the coding sequence ATGGCTGAACAATTCGACGTCGTCGTCATCGGTGCCGGCCCGGCCGGTTACCACGCTGCCATCCGCGCGGCCCAGCTGGGCCTGAAGACCGCCTGCATCGACGCAGCGCTGGGCAAGGACGGCAAGCCCGCCCTCGGCGGCACCTGCCTGCGCGTGGGCTGCATCCCGTCCAAGGCGCTGCTGGATTCCTCGCGCCAGTTCTGGAACATGGGCCACATCTTTGGCGACCACGGCATCAGCTTCAAGGATGCCAAGATCGACGTCGAGGCGATGGTTGGCCGCAAGGACAAGATCGTCAAGCAGTTCACCGGCGGCATCGGCATGCTGTTCAAGGCCAACAAGGTCGCCGCCTACTACGGCTTCGGCGAACTGCAGCCGGGCAACGTGGTCAAGGTCACCCAGCATGACGGTTCCATCGTCGAGCTGAAGGGCACCAACGTCATCATCGCCGCCGGTTCGGATTCGATCGAACTGCCGTTCGCCAAGTTCGACGGCGAGACCATCGTCGACAACGTCGGCGGCCTGGACTTCACCGAAGTGCCGAACCGCCTGGCCGTGATCGGCGCCGGCGTGATCGGCCTGGAACTGGGCAGCGTGTGGAAGCGCCTGGGCGCTGAAGTCACCATCCTGGAAGCACTGCCGGAGTTCCTGGCCGTGGCCGACGCCGAAGTGGCCAAGACCGCTGCCAAGGAATTCAAGAAGCAGGGCCTGGACATCCGCCTCGGCGCCAAGGTCTCCAAGACCGAGATCACCGGCAAGGGCAAGAAGAAGGAAGTCGTTGTCACCTACACCGACAGCGAAGGCGAAAAGACCCTGACCGTGGACAAGCTGCTGGTGGCCGTTGGCCGTCGCGCCGCCACCAAGGGCCTGCTGGCCGAAGGCACCGGCGTCAAGATCAACGAGCGCGGCCAGATCGAAGTCGACGCGCACTGCCACACCGGCGTCAACGGCGTGTGGGCGGTCGGCGACTGCGTGCGCGGCCCGATGCTGGCGCACAAGGGCTTCGAGGAAGGCATCGCGGTGGCCGAGCTGATCGCCGGCCTGCCGGGCCACGTCAACTTCGACACCATCCCGTGGGTCATCTACACCGAACCGGAACTGGCGTGGGTCGGCAAGACCGAAGCCCAGCTGAAGGCCGAAGGCATTCCGTACAAGGCCGGCAGCTTCCCGTTCGCCGCCAACGGCCGTGCCGTGGCGATGATCGAGCCGGCAGGCTTCGTGAAGATCCTGGCCCATGCCGAGACCGATCGCATCCTCGGCATGCACCTGGTCGGCGCCAACGTCTCCGAGCTGGTGCACGAAGGCGTGCTGACCATGGAATTCAGCGGCTCGGCCGATGACCTGGCCCGCATCTGCCACGCCCACCCGTCGCTGTCGGAAGTGATCCACGACGCGGCGATGGCGGTCAGCAAGCGCGCCATCCACAAGGCGAACTGA
- a CDS encoding class II fumarate hydratase, whose amino-acid sequence MSKAASKGFRIEHDSMGELQVPADALWGAQTQRAVQNFPVSGQRMPRGFIRALGLVKGAAAGVNAELGHLPKNVAKAIQTAAAEVAAGNWDAQFPIDVYQTGSGTSSNMNANEVIATLANRAGKAGKTTVHPNDHVNQGQSSNDVIPTALRVSAVLATHEQLLPALVHLRKTLDNKGRSLRKVVKTGRTHLMDAMPLTFEQEFGAWSAQLASAQERIEDSLKRVRRLPLGGTAIGTGINADPRFGAQVAKALKQQTGFKFDSAENKFEGLAAQDDAVELSGQLNALAVALIKIANDLRWMNAGPLAGLGEIELPALQPGSSIMPGKVNPVIPEATVMACAQVIGHHTAITVAGQTGNFQLNVTLPLIAVNLLDGIGLLANVSTLLADSAIAGLKVREDRVAEALARNPILVTALNPIIGYEKAAAIAKRAYKEQRPVLDVALEDSGLEEAELRRLLDPTALTAGGIQAGGGGAGG is encoded by the coding sequence ATGAGCAAAGCTGCAAGCAAGGGTTTCAGAATCGAACACGACAGCATGGGCGAGCTGCAGGTGCCTGCGGACGCACTGTGGGGCGCCCAGACCCAGCGTGCCGTGCAGAACTTCCCGGTGTCGGGCCAGCGCATGCCGCGCGGTTTCATCCGTGCCCTGGGCCTGGTCAAGGGCGCCGCCGCGGGCGTCAACGCAGAACTGGGCCACCTGCCGAAGAACGTGGCCAAGGCCATCCAGACCGCTGCCGCCGAAGTGGCCGCCGGCAACTGGGACGCGCAGTTCCCGATCGATGTCTACCAGACGGGTTCTGGCACATCGTCGAACATGAATGCCAATGAGGTCATCGCCACCCTGGCCAACCGTGCCGGCAAGGCGGGCAAGACCACTGTGCACCCCAATGACCACGTCAACCAGGGGCAGAGCTCCAACGACGTGATTCCGACCGCGTTGCGGGTGTCGGCGGTGTTGGCGACGCATGAGCAGCTGCTGCCGGCGCTGGTGCACCTGCGCAAGACCCTGGACAACAAGGGCCGCAGCCTGCGGAAGGTGGTCAAGACCGGCCGCACCCACCTGATGGATGCGATGCCGCTGACCTTCGAGCAGGAATTCGGCGCGTGGTCGGCGCAGCTGGCGTCGGCGCAGGAGCGTATCGAAGACAGCCTCAAGCGCGTGCGCCGGCTGCCGCTGGGTGGCACCGCCATCGGCACCGGCATCAATGCCGATCCGCGCTTCGGTGCACAGGTGGCCAAGGCACTGAAGCAGCAGACCGGTTTCAAGTTCGACAGTGCCGAGAACAAGTTCGAAGGCCTGGCCGCACAGGACGACGCGGTGGAGCTTTCCGGTCAGCTCAATGCGCTGGCGGTGGCGCTGATCAAGATCGCCAACGACCTGCGTTGGATGAACGCCGGTCCGCTGGCCGGGCTGGGCGAGATCGAACTGCCGGCGCTGCAGCCGGGCAGCTCGATCATGCCGGGCAAGGTCAACCCTGTGATTCCGGAAGCGACGGTGATGGCCTGTGCACAGGTGATCGGTCACCACACTGCGATCACCGTGGCCGGGCAGACCGGCAACTTCCAGCTCAACGTCACCCTGCCGCTGATCGCAGTGAACCTGCTCGATGGCATCGGCCTGCTGGCCAACGTGTCCACCCTGCTGGCCGACAGTGCGATTGCCGGGCTGAAAGTGCGCGAGGACCGCGTTGCCGAGGCGCTGGCGCGCAACCCGATCCTGGTTACCGCCCTCAACCCGATCATCGGCTACGAGAAGGCTGCGGCGATTGCCAAGCGTGCGTACAAGGAACAGCGCCCGGTGCTGGATGTGGCGCTGGAGGACAGTGGACTGGAGGAGGCCGAGCTGCGTCGCCTGCTGGACCCGACCGCGCTGACCGCCGGTGGCATCCAGGCCGGTGGCGGCGGCGCCGGCGGTTGA
- the sucB gene encoding dihydrolipoyllysine-residue succinyltransferase, which translates to MATEVKAPVLPESVADGTIATWHKKVGDAVKRDENLLDLETDKVVLEVPSPVDGVLKEIKFKEGDTVTSSQVVAIIEEGAVAAAPAPAAEEKKAEAAPAAAAPAAAAAPAPAAKSAADTLPPGARFTAITEGVNPADVDGTGRRGAVTKEDIVNFARNGGAGKAGGARPEERVPMTRIRKRIAERLMESKNSTAMLTTFNEVDLSKVSAARKELQDEFVKAHGIKLGFMSFFVKAAANALQRFPLVNASIDGDDIIYHGYSDISIAVSTEKGLVTPVLRNVERMSFADIEKTIADYAKKARDGKLSLEELQGGTFTVTNGGTFGSLLSTPIINPPQSAILGMHAIKERPIAQNGQVVIAPMMYLALSYDHRIIDGKDSVQFLVDIKNQLENPGRMLFGL; encoded by the coding sequence ATGGCCACCGAAGTCAAAGCCCCGGTACTGCCCGAATCCGTCGCCGACGGCACCATCGCCACCTGGCACAAGAAGGTGGGCGACGCCGTCAAGCGCGACGAAAACCTGCTTGACCTGGAAACCGACAAGGTCGTCCTGGAAGTGCCGTCGCCGGTCGACGGCGTGCTCAAGGAGATCAAGTTCAAGGAAGGCGATACCGTGACCTCCAGCCAGGTCGTGGCGATCATCGAGGAAGGCGCCGTGGCTGCTGCCCCGGCCCCGGCTGCTGAAGAGAAGAAGGCCGAGGCCGCTCCGGCCGCTGCCGCTCCGGCCGCCGCTGCTGCTCCGGCCCCGGCAGCCAAGTCGGCCGCCGACACCCTGCCGCCGGGCGCCCGCTTCACCGCCATCACCGAAGGCGTGAACCCGGCGGACGTGGACGGCACCGGCCGTCGCGGCGCGGTGACCAAGGAAGACATCGTCAACTTCGCCCGCAACGGCGGCGCCGGCAAGGCCGGTGGCGCACGTCCGGAAGAACGCGTGCCGATGACCCGCATCCGCAAGCGCATCGCCGAACGCCTGATGGAGTCGAAGAACTCCACCGCCATGCTGACCACCTTCAACGAAGTCGACCTGTCCAAGGTCTCGGCTGCGCGCAAGGAACTGCAGGACGAGTTCGTCAAGGCACACGGCATCAAGCTGGGCTTCATGAGCTTCTTCGTGAAGGCCGCGGCCAATGCCCTGCAGCGCTTCCCGCTGGTCAACGCCTCGATCGACGGCGACGACATCATCTACCACGGCTACTCGGACATCTCGATCGCCGTGTCGACCGAGAAGGGCCTGGTCACGCCGGTGCTGCGCAACGTCGAGCGCATGTCGTTCGCCGACATCGAAAAGACCATCGCCGACTACGCCAAGAAGGCCCGTGACGGCAAGCTGAGCCTGGAAGAACTGCAGGGCGGCACCTTCACCGTGACCAACGGCGGCACCTTCGGTTCGCTGCTGTCGACCCCGATCATCAACCCGCCGCAGAGCGCCATCCTGGGCATGCATGCCATCAAGGAGCGTCCGATCGCTCAGAACGGCCAGGTCGTGATCGCGCCGATGATGTACCTGGCGCTGTCTTACGACCACCGCATCATCGACGGCAAGGACTCGGTGCAGTTCCTGGTGGACATCAAGAACCAGCTGGAAAACCCGGGCCGCATGCTGTTCGGCCTGTAA